The Thermacetogenium phaeum DSM 12270 genome segment CTGCCCTGGTACAACCGCCTGCTTTATGGTGACAATCTGATCATTATCGAAGCGCTCCTAGCCGGTGACCCGCCGACAGGTCTTCCCTCGCTCCGCGGGAAAGTCGATTTGATTTATATCGATCCCCCATTTGCCACCAACGCGGGTTACCGGGTTTGTCGCACTTTACCGGGCTTCGGCGAAGGGAAGCCTTTTCTCCTGGAAATGAGGGCTTATAGCGATTGCTGGGAGGACGGCCTGGCCGGATATCTGCGGATGCTCTGTCCCAGGCTTTTCTTGATGAGAGAACTGCTGAGTGAGAACGGTTCCCTGATCATCCACCTGGACTGGCATGCTGTTCATTATGTCAAGGTCATGCTGGATGAGATCTTCGGGCAAGAGAATTTTCGCAATGAGATCGCCTGGTGCTACGGAGGTGGAGGAGCGCCCCGGAGAACCTATCCTAAAAAACATGACCTGATATTGTGGTACACTAAAGGATCGAACTGGACGTTCAACAGGCAGTACCGCCCTTACACGAAGGGTACCCTGGAGCGGGGTTTAACGGCCGTCAAAGGTAATAAATATGAATTGAGAGCGCAGGGAGCAGGGTTGGACGACTGGTGGGCGGGAAGTGAGGTGCAGAAGATCTTAAGCCCAACAGCGGTTGAGAACTTAAAATTTAGCACACAGAAGCCGGAGGGACTGTTGAAAAGGATTATTGTGGGGCATTCCAATGAGGGCGATCTGGTGGCGGATTTTTTCTCCGGGACAGGCACCACTGCTGCGGTTGCTGGAAGGCTTGGGCGGCGCTGGATCGCAGTGGACATCAGCAAACAGGCGCTGATGATTTCTTATAAGCGCTTGGTGGCTGAGGAAAGCGGTCCCTTCATTTGCCAGTCGGTAAGGAACCACTCCGGAGCGTTCTTACAGAAGGCTTCTGTCCGGGGGGCTGGAGAGAAGGATCTCGTCCTTTTGGTATTGAACATATTTGGTGCCGTTCCTTTTCCCGGATGGCATCACAGTGAGGATGCCCTTGGGTATCTCGAAAACGGCGAGAGCCTGGTGCTGGTTGCCTCACCCTCCCGGCGAATTGACCGCCTCTTCCTGAAGAAGGCCTGCGAGCTCAAAAAGTCGCTGCCGGGAGAGTGGGAGAAGATCGTCGTCCTGGGGTGGGGTTTGGATGATGAGGCTCTCGACTTTCTGGAGGAGCACAAAAGGGAAACTCTGGAGGTTCTGATCATCGCACCGGAGCTTCTTAATGAAGGGAGATTCTGCCCAAAAGAAAGAAATTTGCTTCAGAGAAGGGGGTTATACTTTCTACCGCCAGCTCGTCTCACCCTGAAGGAGCCATTTGTCAAAAGATATTCTCATGATCACGAAGAGATTATCATCGAGCTGGATGATTATCGCTTGCTGGCCTCTGATTATCTGCCGGTGAGCGGTGAAGCAGAGGAGAAGGTACGACGGCTCCTGGAGAAAGATCCGCTCGCCCTGATCGAATACTGGAGCGTTGATCCCGATTACGATGGTAATTATTTCTGCAGCAGATGGCAAAACTGGCGCAAAGGCAAGGAGCGCCGGATTCGGTCGGAGGCTCGGCTGATTGTTCCCAGGGTTG includes the following:
- a CDS encoding DNA methyltransferase, producing the protein MIERLPQIVVAGRQEAEEVLARVSASRGASLQIDEVVVPALGCGVLGGKGEGEGLPWYNRLLYGDNLIIIEALLAGDPPTGLPSLRGKVDLIYIDPPFATNAGYRVCRTLPGFGEGKPFLLEMRAYSDCWEDGLAGYLRMLCPRLFLMRELLSENGSLIIHLDWHAVHYVKVMLDEIFGQENFRNEIAWCYGGGGAPRRTYPKKHDLILWYTKGSNWTFNRQYRPYTKGTLERGLTAVKGNKYELRAQGAGLDDWWAGSEVQKILSPTAVENLKFSTQKPEGLLKRIIVGHSNEGDLVADFFSGTGTTAAVAGRLGRRWIAVDISKQALMISYKRLVAEESGPFICQSVRNHSGAFLQKASVRGAGEKDLVLLVLNIFGAVPFPGWHHSEDALGYLENGESLVLVASPSRRIDRLFLKKACELKKSLPGEWEKIVVLGWGLDDEALDFLEEHKRETLEVLIIAPELLNEGRFCPKERNLLQRRGLYFLPPARLTLKEPFVKRYSHDHEEIIIELDDYRLLASDYLPVSGEAEEKVRRLLEKDPLALIEYWSVDPDYDGNYFCSRWQNWRKGKERRIRSEARLIVPRVEGIRRIGVKAVDVFGYESRAYSLVCSSEQKIT